The following coding sequences are from one Thermodesulforhabdaceae bacterium window:
- a CDS encoding flavodoxin domain-containing protein, which translates to MSKKALIIYATRTNQTQRIAELIAEGIRFGGVEAKVVNVNDFDPEKDNPKEYDAIVIGSPTYHGEMVQSIKTLLFKLESIGVEGKVGGAFGAFGWSGEAIDRIYNTMLHVLKMNMVSDGLRLKSADLGGGIQMAQAYGKEIAKKVMS; encoded by the coding sequence ATGAGCAAGAAAGCTCTTATTATTTACGCAACCAGAACTAACCAGACTCAAAGGATTGCTGAACTCATAGCAGAAGGTATCAGATTTGGCGGTGTTGAGGCGAAAGTTGTTAACGTTAATGATTTTGATCCTGAAAAGGATAATCCTAAGGAATATGATGCTATAGTTATCGGTTCTCCCACCTATCATGGAGAAATGGTTCAGTCTATAAAGACGCTTCTTTTCAAACTCGAGTCCATCGGCGTTGAGGGAAAAGTTGGCGGCGCTTTTGGTGCTTTTGGCTGGAGCGGTGAGGCTATCGATCGAATCTATAACACCATGCTCCACGTGCTTAAGATGAACATGGTTAGTGATGGTTTGCGACTAAAATCAGCAGACCTTGGTGGTGGAATACAGATGGCTCAAGCCTATGGTAAAGAAATAGCCAAGAAGGTCATGAGTTAA